From Streptomyces qinzhouensis, one genomic window encodes:
- a CDS encoding M14 family zinc carboxypeptidase encodes MGIPRPVLVSTTALAVAVLLAPLPAAALPGPSTAPGLPGPAGGPDPLRDEGTTDSALSRAPLTAARNALTLPTPSFHRTEGYPRRTTLTAPPVDPTDKSVKLGLVPYHSIAPKLNELQALGNRVSVEIAGRSATGRELYLVTVTAPESAREVRDQERMRERIENSPAAAARDKSLQKAYKTPVFINNNIHGNEWEGTDAALKLIEELAKAKDAKTLSLLAKNRIYLNVTANPDGRVAGTRANANGFDLNRDFITATQPETRAIRQLAIDKQPAVMLDLHGYVNGTLIEPTTPPHGENYEYDLFLKNAYANALGMEKAVNGLGYTQEKDGVLPAEIPFRDSAEGWDDWPPIFTPQYMPFQGAVASHTIEFPLRVNGSAYTTLPETELRRRSAVNTAIAGATMRATLEFTQNNRGQILADQIETFRRGAAGEAQRPVSEETVPGVPGIGPEDVYTTTFPRAYVIPAGSGQRSGVAAARLVDHLIANDVRVQRAVLPFRAGQKVYPAGSYVVDMRQPKRGIANVMLAAGRDISADVSTMYDISGWSLGLLWGASVDRVERGDLRVAARPVATAAPSGYVAPWGDLKLRLDDPKELAALNSLLGQGVAVRRTGDGAAIVPGSARKAATVAANRFGVVFTTTRERGVAPLKRTRVAAAVTSGEQFALREMGFDVVPVSTATLNAGFDWTGTEALVVSTGLSWTGLTPAAREAFTASGAGFVGLGAAGAAFGNGAGLITATAVEGNGDANGVVRVTNAGGALTGGAPGHTFVYSPVWFTGLGADVRTDQSYAGGNPLVSGHWRALADGTGGPADAAGKPSVVSKGSAVLIGTEPLFRDHPKGSFAVVARAILTR; translated from the coding sequence ATGGGCATTCCCAGACCTGTCCTGGTCAGCACCACGGCGCTCGCCGTCGCCGTGCTCCTCGCACCCCTACCGGCGGCGGCGCTGCCCGGGCCGTCCACCGCACCCGGTCTGCCGGGCCCGGCGGGCGGCCCCGACCCGCTGCGCGACGAGGGCACGACCGATTCGGCGCTCTCCCGGGCCCCGCTCACCGCGGCCCGTAACGCGCTCACCCTCCCCACCCCGTCCTTCCACCGCACCGAGGGCTATCCGCGGCGGACGACCCTGACCGCGCCGCCGGTCGATCCGACCGACAAGTCGGTCAAGCTGGGACTGGTGCCGTACCACTCCATCGCCCCGAAGCTGAACGAACTCCAGGCACTCGGCAACCGGGTCAGTGTGGAGATCGCGGGCCGCTCGGCGACCGGGCGGGAGCTGTATCTGGTCACCGTCACGGCGCCGGAGAGCGCCCGTGAGGTCCGTGATCAGGAGCGGATGCGGGAGCGAATAGAGAACTCCCCGGCGGCCGCCGCCCGGGACAAGTCGCTCCAGAAGGCGTACAAAACGCCCGTCTTCATCAACAACAACATCCACGGCAACGAGTGGGAGGGCACGGACGCGGCCCTGAAGCTCATCGAGGAACTGGCGAAGGCCAAGGACGCCAAGACCCTCTCCCTGCTGGCGAAGAACCGCATCTATCTGAACGTCACCGCGAACCCGGACGGCCGGGTCGCGGGGACCCGGGCCAACGCCAACGGCTTCGACCTGAACCGTGACTTCATCACGGCCACCCAGCCCGAGACCCGGGCGATCCGGCAGCTCGCCATCGACAAGCAGCCCGCGGTCATGCTGGATCTGCACGGGTACGTCAACGGCACGCTGATCGAGCCGACGACCCCGCCGCACGGTGAGAACTACGAGTACGACCTCTTCCTGAAGAACGCCTACGCCAACGCGCTCGGCATGGAGAAGGCGGTCAACGGGCTCGGCTACACCCAGGAGAAGGACGGCGTCCTGCCGGCCGAGATCCCGTTCCGGGACTCGGCCGAGGGCTGGGACGACTGGCCGCCCATCTTCACCCCGCAGTACATGCCGTTCCAGGGCGCGGTGGCCTCGCACACCATCGAGTTCCCGCTGCGGGTCAACGGCAGCGCGTACACCACCCTGCCGGAGACGGAGCTGCGCCGGCGGTCCGCGGTCAACACCGCGATCGCGGGCGCCACGATGCGTGCCACGCTCGAATTCACCCAGAACAACCGCGGGCAGATCCTGGCCGACCAGATCGAAACGTTCCGGCGGGGTGCGGCGGGCGAGGCTCAGCGGCCCGTCTCGGAGGAGACGGTTCCTGGGGTGCCGGGGATCGGGCCCGAGGACGTCTACACGACCACCTTCCCGCGGGCGTACGTCATCCCGGCGGGGTCGGGCCAGCGCAGCGGGGTCGCGGCGGCCCGGCTGGTGGACCATCTGATCGCCAACGACGTCCGGGTGCAGCGGGCCGTACTGCCGTTCCGCGCGGGCCAGAAGGTCTATCCGGCCGGTTCGTATGTGGTCGACATGCGGCAGCCCAAGCGCGGGATCGCCAATGTGATGCTGGCGGCGGGCCGGGACATCAGCGCGGATGTGTCGACGATGTACGACATCTCGGGCTGGAGCCTCGGGCTGCTGTGGGGTGCGTCCGTGGACCGGGTCGAGCGCGGTGACCTGCGGGTGGCCGCCCGTCCGGTGGCGACGGCGGCACCGAGCGGATATGTGGCGCCGTGGGGCGATCTGAAGCTGCGGCTCGACGACCCGAAGGAGCTGGCGGCGCTCAACTCCCTGCTGGGCCAGGGTGTCGCGGTACGGCGTACGGGCGACGGCGCGGCGATCGTGCCGGGTTCGGCGCGCAAGGCGGCGACGGTGGCCGCGAACCGTTTCGGGGTCGTCTTCACGACGACGCGGGAGCGCGGGGTCGCACCGCTGAAGCGGACCCGGGTGGCCGCGGCGGTCACCTCGGGCGAGCAGTTCGCGCTGCGGGAGATGGGCTTCGATGTGGTGCCCGTGTCGACGGCGACCCTGAACGCGGGCTTCGACTGGACCGGTACGGAAGCGCTGGTCGTCTCGACCGGGCTGAGCTGGACGGGGCTGACCCCGGCGGCGCGTGAGGCCTTCACGGCGAGCGGGGCGGGCTTCGTCGGACTGGGCGCGGCGGGTGCCGCGTTCGGCAACGGCGCCGGGCTGATCACCGCGACGGCCGTGGAGGGCAACGGCGACGCCAACGGTGTCGTCCGGGTCACCAACGCGGGCGGTGCGCTGACCGGCGGTGCGCCGGGGCACACCTTCGTCTACTCGCCGGTGTGGTTCACCGGACTGGGCGCGGACGTCCGTACCGACCAGTCCTACGCCGGCGGCAATCCGCTGGTGTCGGGCCACTGGCGGGCCCTGGCGGACGGCACGGGCGGCCCGGCGGACGCGGCCGGCAAGCCGTCGGTGGTCAGCAAGGGCTCGGCGGTGCTGATCGGCACCGAGCCGCTGTTCCGGGACCACCCGAAGGGCTCCTTCGCGGTGGTGGCCCGGGCGATCCTGACGCGATAA
- a CDS encoding organic hydroperoxide resistance protein, producing MPIQQSDVVYTAVATAENGRDGRVSTDDGKLDVVVNPPKELGGSGAGTNPEQLFAAGYSACFQGALGVVARQEGADVSGATVTAEVGIGKNDEGFGIVVGISAHIPNVDEARALELIEKAHEVCPYSKATRGNITVTLKVS from the coding sequence ATGCCCATCCAGCAGTCCGATGTGGTCTACACAGCCGTCGCCACCGCGGAGAACGGCCGCGACGGCCGGGTCTCCACCGACGACGGCAAGCTCGATGTCGTCGTGAACCCGCCCAAGGAGCTGGGCGGTTCCGGCGCGGGCACCAATCCGGAGCAGCTCTTCGCGGCCGGTTACAGCGCCTGCTTCCAGGGCGCGCTGGGCGTGGTGGCCCGCCAGGAGGGTGCGGATGTCAGCGGTGCGACGGTCACCGCGGAGGTCGGTATCGGCAAGAACGACGAGGGCTTCGGCATTGTCGTCGGGATCTCGGCGCATATACCGAACGTGGACGAGGCCCGCGCCCTTGAGCTGATCGAGAAGGCGCACGAGGTGTGCCCGTACTCGAAGGCGACCCGCGGCAACATCACGGTGACGCTCAAGGTGTCGTAA
- a CDS encoding NADP-dependent oxidoreductase, protein MSALPTTSREWQLVARPHGWPTKDLVALREVPVAEPADGRILVRNTYFSVDPYMRGRMSAAKSYAAPYELDRPMHGGAVGEVIASRAEGFAVGDTVTHGLGWREIAEVPAGEARKIDTSLAPASAYLGALGMTGLTAYAGLFRVAGFQEGDAVFVSGAAGAVGGLVGQMARIKGASRVIGSAGSDAKVERLLQGYGFDAAFNYKNGPVAEQLAQAAPDGIDVYFDNVGGEHLEAALGAFNPKGRAALCGAISVYNATEPAPGPNNTYLAVTKQLRLEGFLVLDHFDLLPRFVGDVSGWLASGELVHDETVVEGIENGFDAFLGVLRGDNTGKMIVSLTG, encoded by the coding sequence ATGTCCGCACTGCCCACCACCAGCCGTGAATGGCAGCTCGTCGCCCGTCCGCACGGCTGGCCGACGAAGGATCTGGTCGCCCTGCGCGAGGTCCCCGTCGCCGAGCCCGCGGACGGCCGCATCCTCGTGCGCAACACCTACTTCTCCGTCGACCCGTATATGCGCGGCCGGATGAGCGCCGCCAAGTCCTACGCCGCTCCGTACGAGCTGGACCGCCCCATGCACGGCGGTGCGGTGGGCGAGGTGATCGCCTCGCGCGCGGAGGGCTTCGCCGTCGGCGACACCGTGACGCACGGACTGGGCTGGCGAGAGATCGCCGAGGTGCCGGCGGGCGAGGCCCGCAAGATCGACACCTCCCTGGCCCCGGCCTCCGCCTATCTGGGCGCCCTCGGGATGACCGGCCTCACCGCCTACGCGGGGCTGTTCCGGGTCGCCGGCTTCCAGGAGGGCGACGCGGTCTTCGTCTCCGGCGCCGCCGGTGCGGTCGGCGGCTTGGTGGGCCAGATGGCCCGGATCAAGGGCGCGTCCCGGGTGATCGGCTCCGCCGGATCCGACGCCAAGGTCGAGCGTCTCCTCCAGGGGTACGGTTTCGACGCCGCCTTCAACTACAAGAACGGCCCGGTGGCCGAGCAGCTCGCCCAGGCCGCGCCCGACGGCATCGACGTCTACTTCGACAACGTCGGCGGTGAGCATCTGGAGGCCGCCCTCGGCGCCTTCAACCCCAAGGGCCGCGCGGCCCTGTGCGGCGCCATCTCCGTCTACAACGCCACCGAGCCCGCTCCCGGCCCGAACAACACCTATCTGGCCGTCACCAAGCAGCTGCGCCTCGAAGGCTTCCTGGTGCTGGACCACTTCGACCTGCTGCCGCGGTTCGTCGGCGACGTTTCGGGCTGGCTCGCCTCCGGAGAGCTGGTCCACGACGAGACCGTCGTCGAAGGCATCGAGAACGGCTTCGACGCGTTCCTCGGTGTGCTCCGCGGCGACAACACCGGAAAGATGATCGTTTCGCTGACGGGCTGA
- a CDS encoding MarR family winged helix-turn-helix transcriptional regulator produces the protein MPTERTAPDVSFFDVSAENGVSGEVIELIGDIVWRYMTAYEHAAAEQSLTIAQAKVLALLTKEPLPMRRLADRMACEPSNITGIIDRLELRGLVERHPDPHDRRVKYAAATDEGAEMTGRLCRSLQAAFTREPLAGLSPMERVVLRDLLKRLLGEDAAV, from the coding sequence ATGCCCACTGAGCGCACCGCCCCTGACGTCTCCTTCTTCGACGTCTCCGCCGAGAACGGCGTGTCGGGCGAGGTCATCGAATTGATCGGGGACATCGTCTGGCGCTATATGACGGCGTACGAGCACGCTGCCGCCGAGCAGTCGCTCACGATCGCCCAGGCGAAGGTGCTGGCACTGCTGACCAAGGAGCCGCTGCCGATGCGGCGGCTGGCCGACCGGATGGCGTGCGAGCCGTCGAACATCACCGGGATCATCGACCGGCTGGAGCTGCGCGGGCTGGTGGAGCGGCATCCCGATCCGCACGACCGCCGGGTCAAGTACGCGGCGGCGACGGACGAGGGCGCGGAGATGACCGGGCGGCTGTGCCGGTCGCTCCAGGCGGCCTTCACCCGTGAGCCGCTGGCCGGGCTGAGCCCGATGGAGCGGGTGGTGCTGCGGGATCTGCTGAAGCGGCTGCTCGGCGAGGACGCGGCCGTCTAG
- a CDS encoding SCO2400 family protein, translating to MDYCHQCRRHLNGALACAGCGTPAWQLRGPGPGPDPGTGGREEPAPLAAPSAWGSPQRPAGSRSPDGTEEAGEPGCEVVELGDISWSAPVSGGPDGRSDGTRTRTRTRAGRRATGRRARRRRGRNILVGVAGLVLAGGVLSLAELALESGGDGSSATVKEEETGPVEPLPRPEGTQDDTAPEPPGKPAGRPDEVSGSRGSGRPAATASARAPGPSADRTGTPGLPPGTPVPDPEPRPTGATPSGPASTPGPRPSGSDAPAPPPSQAPRPTDTPKPTPTETCSPFLWWCL from the coding sequence ATGGATTACTGCCACCAGTGCCGACGACATCTCAACGGAGCCCTCGCCTGCGCGGGGTGCGGGACTCCGGCCTGGCAACTGCGCGGCCCCGGTCCCGGCCCGGACCCCGGGACCGGGGGCCGCGAGGAGCCCGCCCCGCTCGCTGCGCCTTCGGCGTGGGGGAGCCCCCAGCGCCCCGCCGGGTCCCGGTCTCCCGACGGAACCGAAGAAGCCGGGGAACCCGGGTGCGAGGTCGTCGAGCTCGGCGATATCTCCTGGAGCGCACCGGTGTCCGGCGGTCCGGACGGCCGCTCCGACGGCACCCGCACCCGCACCCGCACTCGGGCCGGCCGCCGGGCCACCGGCCGCCGGGCCCGCCGCAGGCGCGGCCGGAACATCCTGGTCGGGGTGGCCGGACTGGTGCTCGCCGGAGGCGTGCTGAGCCTGGCCGAACTCGCCCTGGAAAGCGGCGGTGACGGCTCGTCCGCGACGGTGAAGGAGGAGGAGACCGGCCCGGTCGAGCCGCTTCCCCGGCCGGAAGGAACCCAGGACGACACCGCCCCCGAGCCGCCCGGGAAACCCGCCGGACGGCCCGACGAGGTCTCCGGATCGCGAGGCTCGGGACGGCCCGCGGCAACAGCCTCCGCCCGGGCGCCCGGGCCTTCCGCCGACCGCACCGGAACACCGGGCCTCCCGCCCGGGACGCCGGTGCCGGATCCGGAGCCACGACCCACCGGCGCGACACCGTCCGGGCCCGCCAGCACGCCCGGACCCCGGCCCAGCGGCTCGGACGCACCGGCGCCCCCGCCGTCCCAGGCCCCGCGGCCGACCGACACGCCGAAGCCCACCCCGACCGAGACCTGCAGCCCGTTCCTGTGGTGGTGCCTCTGA
- a CDS encoding rod shape-determining protein — MSVSLEQLRRCHVGVDLGAARTRVFVKGAGLVVDEPSVAAVNTRTGSLIAVGALAEQMTGRTPHYIRVVRPVSGGTVVDIEMAQRMLRHLLGEKLRRQLRRKPRLRAAACTPHDADPLAQRAAVETLVGLGARRVELVDTLIAAAVGCGLPVEQPTATMIIVCGAATTQVAVLSLGSIVTAERLAVGGNAIDAAVIQHLRTQHALMLPSQSVRPLQLALRGTGLTSQGPEVTEIHGRDVATGLARTVHVDTAAVRNAIHTPLTSVLDGIGKVLRDCPPDLVADLADRGITMVGGSALLPGLDQMLRDATGMPVEIAERPDVCAILGLGAMMEGRIQPLVLNPLAEVAE, encoded by the coding sequence GTGAGCGTCAGTCTGGAGCAGTTGCGCCGTTGCCATGTCGGGGTGGACCTCGGTGCCGCCCGTACCCGGGTGTTCGTCAAGGGTGCCGGTCTCGTGGTCGATGAGCCGAGCGTCGCCGCCGTGAACACCAGGACCGGCTCCCTCATCGCGGTGGGCGCCCTCGCCGAGCAGATGACCGGCCGTACCCCCCACTACATCCGGGTGGTCCGGCCGGTGTCCGGCGGGACGGTCGTGGACATCGAGATGGCCCAGCGCATGCTGCGGCATCTGCTCGGCGAGAAGCTCCGCCGTCAGCTGCGCCGCAAGCCCCGGCTGCGGGCCGCCGCCTGCACCCCCCACGACGCCGATCCGCTGGCCCAGCGCGCCGCCGTGGAGACCCTGGTGGGTCTTGGCGCCCGCCGGGTGGAGCTGGTCGACACGCTGATCGCCGCGGCCGTGGGCTGCGGACTGCCCGTCGAACAGCCGACCGCCACCATGATCATCGTGTGCGGGGCGGCGACGACGCAGGTCGCGGTCCTCTCCCTGGGGTCGATCGTGACCGCGGAGCGGCTGGCGGTGGGCGGCAACGCCATCGACGCGGCGGTCATCCAGCATCTGCGCACCCAGCACGCGCTGATGCTGCCCAGCCAGTCCGTGCGCCCGCTCCAGCTGGCCCTCCGCGGCACCGGGCTGACCTCCCAGGGGCCGGAGGTGACGGAGATCCACGGCCGGGACGTGGCCACCGGACTCGCCCGCACGGTGCATGTGGACACCGCGGCCGTACGGAACGCCATCCACACGCCCCTGACATCCGTACTCGACGGCATCGGGAAGGTGCTGCGGGACTGCCCGCCGGACCTGGTCGCCGACCTTGCCGACCGGGGAATCACCATGGTCGGCGGCAGTGCGCTGCTGCCCGGGCTCGACCAGATGCTGCGGGACGCCACGGGGATGCCGGTGGAGATCGCCGAGCGGCCGGACGTATGTGCGATCCTCGGCCTCGGCGCGATGATGGAAGGCAGGATCCAGCCGCTGGTGCTCAATCCGCTGGCGGAGGTCGCCGAGTAG
- a CDS encoding GAF domain-containing protein codes for MPVFLEAVLGLGTDLELPATLQHIVDAATSLTGARYGALGVIDPERGTVSDLYTCGMSDEERARIGRLPAGDAGIVGLLIRDPQPLLIDDLTRDPRSSGVPEGHPVMRSFVGVPIRVHTEVFGNLYLTEKHGGPFTPADLALLRVLASRAGTAIGNARLYETARQRERWIEGAAAVTTALLTGSSAEDALMTVAEQARILAGAAAGVVLQPTADGGMEIVVAASTAGAAAPDSIVGTTIAPGSPVLVQLLGGEPVFVEDSATDPRMTTRVRTRFGPSMMLPLQSGGRLIGTLALPRTRGGRPYSSLERLLASQFASQAALALVMADTQHNRERLAVFEDRDRIARDLHDLVVQRLFATEMMLESTRRRAGPGAADELIGRAVDELDSTIQEVRTTIFALQQPPAEAPTGFRGRVLRETAGAAALLGFPPSVHFRGPVDALVRAPDGEQLIAALRSALAAAHRRPGVGAVEVVVDATARLADGRPALRLTVADDVPPGEPAVWEIPRGS; via the coding sequence ATGCCCGTGTTCCTGGAGGCCGTACTCGGCCTGGGCACCGATCTGGAACTGCCCGCGACCCTCCAGCACATCGTCGACGCGGCGACCTCGCTCACCGGTGCCCGCTACGGCGCCCTCGGAGTGATCGACCCGGAGCGCGGCACCGTCTCCGACCTCTACACCTGCGGCATGAGCGACGAGGAGCGGGCGCGCATCGGGCGGCTGCCCGCCGGGGACGCGGGCATCGTCGGCCTCCTCATCCGCGATCCGCAGCCCCTGCTGATCGACGACCTCACCCGGGACCCGCGCTCCTCCGGCGTACCGGAGGGCCATCCGGTGATGCGGTCCTTCGTCGGGGTCCCGATCCGGGTCCACACCGAGGTCTTCGGCAATCTCTATCTCACCGAGAAGCACGGCGGCCCGTTCACCCCGGCGGACCTGGCGCTGCTGCGGGTGCTGGCCTCCCGGGCGGGCACCGCGATCGGCAATGCCCGGCTGTACGAGACCGCCCGCCAGCGGGAGCGGTGGATCGAGGGAGCGGCGGCCGTCACCACCGCCCTGCTGACCGGCAGCAGTGCCGAGGACGCCCTGATGACCGTCGCCGAACAGGCCAGGATCCTCGCCGGGGCCGCGGCGGGGGTGGTGCTCCAGCCCACGGCCGACGGCGGTATGGAGATCGTCGTGGCGGCTTCCACGGCCGGGGCGGCGGCGCCGGACTCCATCGTGGGCACCACGATCGCGCCCGGCTCACCCGTCCTCGTCCAGTTGCTCGGCGGTGAGCCGGTATTCGTCGAGGACTCGGCGACGGACCCGCGGATGACCACGCGTGTACGGACCCGCTTCGGTCCTTCGATGATGCTGCCCCTGCAGTCCGGCGGCCGGCTGATCGGCACCCTGGCCCTGCCCAGGACCCGCGGCGGCCGCCCGTACAGCTCCCTCGAAAGGCTGCTGGCCTCGCAGTTCGCCTCACAGGCCGCGCTGGCGCTGGTGATGGCGGACACTCAGCACAACCGTGAGCGGCTCGCCGTCTTCGAGGACCGCGACCGGATCGCCCGCGATCTCCACGATCTCGTCGTCCAGCGGCTGTTCGCGACGGAGATGATGCTGGAGTCGACCCGGCGGCGGGCGGGCCCCGGGGCGGCGGACGAACTGATCGGCCGGGCCGTGGACGAGCTCGACTCCACGATCCAGGAGGTCCGCACCACGATCTTCGCGCTGCAGCAGCCGCCCGCCGAGGCGCCCACCGGCTTCCGCGGCCGGGTCCTGCGGGAGACGGCGGGCGCGGCGGCCCTGCTCGGTTTCCCGCCATCGGTCCACTTCCGCGGCCCGGTGGACGCGCTGGTCCGCGCCCCGGACGGGGAACAGCTCATCGCGGCCCTGCGGTCGGCGCTGGCCGCCGCCCACCGGCGGCCGGGCGTGGGCGCGGTCGAGGTGGTGGTGGACGCGACGGCCCGGCTCGCCGACGGCCGCCCGGCGCTCCGCCTCACCGTCGCGGACGATGTCCCGCCCGGTGAACCGGCGGTCTGGGAGATTCCGCGCGGTAGCTGA
- a CDS encoding TIGR03619 family F420-dependent LLM class oxidoreductase, whose protein sequence is MRTGIALPQYGTHARPELIAGFARDAEEAGFDSLWVGDRALTPVAPSDLYPGCTPENPYPPGFTTFLDPVTVLTVAATATRRVRLGTSTLNAPWYPPLLLARTLTSLDRISGGRLDTGLGIGWMRDEYTAVNADFTRRGRLLDEILDILHGYWTEETFAHTGPNWTIPLSHVGLRPAQSPPPVLLGGFSAAAMRRVGRRADGWAGIALPGRSATGLWDIARRAAEEAGRDPDTLRRHIRHNVAPGAGDEDVARQLAEVRDAGADSCFLDFHHVTSGPDEALERGIGVLSLLRAG, encoded by the coding sequence ATGCGTACAGGAATAGCACTGCCGCAGTACGGAACCCACGCCCGGCCCGAGCTGATCGCGGGCTTCGCCCGGGACGCGGAGGAGGCCGGCTTCGACTCGCTCTGGGTCGGCGACCGCGCGCTGACCCCGGTCGCCCCGAGCGATCTCTATCCCGGCTGCACCCCCGAGAACCCCTACCCGCCGGGTTTCACCACCTTCCTCGACCCCGTCACCGTGCTGACGGTCGCCGCGACCGCCACCCGGCGGGTCCGGCTCGGCACCAGTACTCTCAACGCCCCCTGGTACCCGCCCCTGCTGCTCGCCCGGACCCTCACCTCCCTCGACCGGATCAGCGGCGGCCGGCTGGATACGGGGCTGGGCATCGGCTGGATGCGCGACGAGTACACGGCCGTGAACGCCGATTTCACCCGGCGCGGCAGACTGCTCGACGAGATCCTCGACATCCTCCACGGCTACTGGACCGAGGAGACCTTCGCCCACACCGGCCCGAACTGGACGATCCCGCTCTCCCACGTCGGTCTGCGGCCCGCCCAGTCGCCCCCGCCGGTCCTCCTCGGCGGATTCTCCGCCGCCGCGATGCGCCGGGTCGGCCGCCGCGCGGACGGCTGGGCCGGGATCGCGCTCCCCGGCCGGTCCGCCACCGGACTGTGGGACATCGCCCGCCGCGCCGCCGAGGAAGCCGGCCGGGACCCCGACACCCTCCGGCGGCACATCCGCCACAACGTCGCCCCCGGCGCCGGGGACGAGGACGTCGCCCGGCAGCTGGCCGAGGTCCGGGACGCCGGCGCGGACAGCTGCTTCCTCGACTTCCACCATGTCACCTCGGGGCCGGACGAGGCCTTGGAGCGCGGGATCGGCGTGCTGTCCCTGCTGCGGGCGGGCTGA
- a CDS encoding Lrp/AsnC family transcriptional regulator, which produces MDALDREILGVLRTDARISYRDLGVRVGLSANAAADRVRRMVRDGVIAGFTAIVDPAAESGTGLVVFIDLTLRLGVTNDAFEEAVVGLPGIEEAVHITGAYDYLVRARVANPAELDALLRTIKRETGAERTSTRIALRSATRGRHT; this is translated from the coding sequence ATGGATGCTCTTGACCGCGAAATTCTCGGTGTGCTGCGGACGGATGCGCGGATCTCCTACCGCGATCTCGGGGTACGGGTCGGGCTCAGCGCCAACGCGGCGGCCGACCGGGTCCGGCGCATGGTCCGCGACGGCGTCATCGCCGGTTTCACGGCGATCGTGGACCCCGCGGCCGAGTCCGGGACCGGGCTCGTCGTCTTCATCGATCTGACGCTGCGGCTCGGCGTCACCAACGACGCCTTCGAAGAGGCGGTGGTGGGCCTGCCGGGCATCGAGGAGGCCGTGCACATCACGGGCGCGTACGACTATCTCGTCCGCGCCCGGGTGGCCAACCCCGCGGAGCTGGACGCGCTGCTGCGCACGATCAAACGGGAGACGGGCGCGGAACGGACGAGCACCCGGATCGCCCTGCGCTCGGCGACCCGCGGCCGCCATACCTGA
- a CDS encoding MFS transporter has translation MDRADSSPFAAYRNLITATVGFTLTFWAWNLVSPLGGYYKDHLHLSSFEQSLLVAVPVLVGSLGRVPVGALTDKYGARRMFPLVSAATIVPVLLLIPAKDSYGAMLATGFLLGLGGTTFAIGVPLVNSWFPPARRGLAIGIFGMGMGGVALSGYFTPRIAAHEENLPFYVVAAALACFAALAAVLITDRPDRPVPTEPLGVRLARAGRLRVTWELSALYAIGFGGIVAFGVYLPTYLRTWYGLDATDAGTKAAGFALVTVVFRPLGGWLSDRIHPAHVTSAALGLVAVMAIVQAFDPALTPGGTIALLLMAAGLGAASGSVFALVARVTPQTQVGSVTGIVGAMGGLGGFVPPLVMGAIYSAKGSYSIGFMLLSDLALAGCVYAYGRMRTAGTAPAKSTESTGVRD, from the coding sequence GTGGACCGCGCCGACAGCAGCCCCTTCGCCGCCTATCGCAACCTCATCACGGCCACCGTGGGATTCACCCTCACCTTCTGGGCGTGGAACCTCGTCTCGCCACTGGGCGGCTACTACAAGGACCATCTGCACCTCAGCTCGTTCGAACAGTCCCTGCTGGTCGCGGTGCCGGTCCTGGTGGGGTCCCTGGGGCGGGTCCCGGTGGGCGCGCTCACCGACAAATACGGTGCGCGGCGAATGTTCCCGCTGGTCAGCGCGGCCACCATCGTGCCGGTCCTGCTGCTGATCCCGGCGAAGGACTCCTACGGGGCGATGCTCGCGACCGGATTCCTGCTCGGGCTCGGCGGTACGACGTTCGCGATCGGGGTGCCGCTGGTGAACTCGTGGTTCCCGCCCGCCCGGCGGGGCCTGGCGATCGGGATCTTCGGCATGGGCATGGGCGGGGTGGCCCTCTCCGGCTACTTCACCCCGCGGATCGCCGCGCACGAGGAGAACCTCCCCTTCTATGTGGTCGCCGCCGCCCTCGCCTGTTTCGCGGCGCTCGCCGCAGTGCTGATCACCGACCGGCCGGACCGTCCCGTGCCCACCGAACCCCTCGGGGTCAGGCTGGCCCGGGCGGGCCGGCTCCGGGTGACCTGGGAGCTGTCGGCGCTCTATGCGATCGGCTTCGGCGGGATCGTCGCGTTCGGCGTCTATCTGCCGACGTATCTGCGGACCTGGTACGGGCTGGACGCGACCGACGCGGGCACCAAAGCGGCCGGATTCGCCCTGGTGACCGTGGTCTTCCGGCCGCTCGGCGGCTGGTTGTCGGACCGGATCCACCCGGCGCATGTGACCTCCGCCGCCCTCGGTCTGGTCGCGGTCATGGCGATCGTGCAGGCCTTCGACCCGGCGCTGACCCCCGGGGGCACAATTGCCCTGCTGCTGATGGCGGCCGGTCTCGGCGCCGCGTCCGGCAGTGTGTTCGCGCTGGTGGCCCGGGTGACACCACAGACCCAGGTGGGCAGTGTCACCGGAATCGTGGGCGCGATGGGCGGCCTCGGCGGCTTCGTCCCCCCGCTGGTGATGGGCGCCATCTACAGCGCGAAGGGCTCGTACTCCATCGGCTTCATGCTGCTGTCGGACCTGGCGCTGGCGGGGTGCGTGTACGCGTACGGGCGGATGCGGACGGCCGGGACCGCCCCCGCGAAGTCCACGGAAAGCACCGGGGTCAGGGACTGA